In Drosophila innubila isolate TH190305 chromosome 2R unlocalized genomic scaffold, UK_Dinn_1.0 1_C_2R, whole genome shotgun sequence, the following are encoded in one genomic region:
- the LOC117785415 gene encoding uncharacterized protein LOC117785415 isoform X1, translated as MDSVKSFFANPNKENNLGNQQNGVTGRWNNWNRNVQAHAVPVPVNATIRNPTSFDAKRKDSDNYFYIMWRS; from the exons ATGGACAGCGTAAAGTCGTTTTTTGCAAACCCAAACAAAGAGAATAATCTTGGCAATCAGCAAAATGGCGTTACGGGACGCTGGAACAACTGGAATAGAAACGTTCAGGCTCACGCGGTTCCTGTTCCTGTAAATGCGACCATAAGAAACCCAACCAGTTTCGATGCAAAGCGCAAGGATAGTGATAACTACTTCTACATCAT gTGGCGATCTTAA
- the LOC117784844 gene encoding dynein intermediate chain 2, ciliary, giving the protein MQPAAKPKEGKHKKTRASKTKAEGGGGGDADDFDAWMKSRQLIKPDDQLELTDAELGEEVTKVLTPTNTNVVRNLVVFSFKEGEFVPAPLPGNTVTLISFAGNSLHVDSEEARIQIEESDEIGYPLPMPNYSVVEQRETIIDGEEEGEGEGEEDEKSEMGGKQSAGDDEEAEEEEDEEGKQTEGDQGGTETEAGVDDEDAPAGVQQVAAAPGKKRKLINQFNYCERATLTYVNPKRSVDTQTIPPPRSQFGGTVLQWIIYDSYQEDYEEQQKASGRTSVKGKAKKNFKKKTALAEQLNRKYLRCWQILERMINQNIYDDIGNDYRYWEDPADEFREGEGNLLPLWKFQYEKTKKMNVTEIVFNPAYYDLFAVCFGSHDFLKQPNEGYLCLFTVKNPSFPDYIIQTDCGVMCCDIHPSYPFLIVLGLYDGNVCVYDLRDGCKDPMYESRGVNCKHGECVWQIRWGPDMSDGEINFYSVSSDGCVFQWILMQNKLWVTTIITLYLENEVADGPDGTKVVLKTGGSCLQFHPFDNTVFLVGTECGFIYKCSTLFSSKYLMTYNAHNMSVYRIDFNRFDSNIFVSCSGDWRVKVWEDMRPDPLFIFDLGSAVGDIKWAPYSSTVFAAVTTEGKVHVFDLNVNKYKPICVQAVVPKRKNKLTRIAFNEKLHFIVVGDEKGVTTSLKLSPNLRAMVKPPKKQLYLDQTTLQNAKLEKLLSLVRELPEGAVVPDAATTVRS; this is encoded by the exons ATGCAGCCAGCAGCTAAACCGAAAGAGGGAAAACATAAGAAG ACTAGGGCATCGAAGACAAAGGCCGAAGGAGGCGGCGGGGGCGATGCTGATGACTTTGATGCCTGGATGAAATCGCGTCAATTGATCAAACCGGATGATCAATTGGAGCTAACAGATGCCGAGTTGGGGGAGGAGGTTACCAAGGTGCTGACACCGACGAATACGAATGTGGTTCGCAATTTGGTTGTGTTTAGTTTCAAGGAAGGCGAATTTGTGCCCGCACCTTTGCCGGGAAATACTGTAACCTTGATCAGTTTTGCGGGTAATTCCCTTCATGTTGACTCCGAGGAAGCGCGTATTCAGATTGAGGAATCCGATGAGATTGGTTATCCGCTGCCAATGCCCAACTATTCGGTGGTGGAACAACGAGAAACCATTATCGATGGGGAGGAGGAAGGCGAGGGCGAAGGGGAGGAGGATGAGAAAAGCGAAATGGGCGGTAAACAAAGTGCCGGCGATGACGAAGAGGCCGAGGAAGAGGAGGATGAGGAAGGGAAACAGACAGAGGGGGATCAAGGCGGCACAGAAACTGAGGCGGGAGTAGACGATGAGGATGCTCCAGCTGGCGTCCAACAAGTGGCTGCCGCTCCAGGCAAGAAACGAAAGCTTATCAATCAATTCAACTATTGTGAACGAGCTACCCTGACCTATGTCAATCCCAAGCGT AGTGTGGATACCCAAACAATTCCACCGCCAAGATCACAGTTCGGAGGCACCGTCCTCCAGTGGATCATCTACGACTCCTATCAGGAGGACTATGAGGAGCAGCAAAAGGCAAGCGGACGCACCTCGGTTAAGGGTAAAGCCAAGAAgaatttcaaaaagaaaacagctCTGGCGGAGCAGCTAAACCGTAAGTATCTGCGATGCTGGCAGATTCTCGAGCGGATGATAAATCAAAACATATACGATGATATCGGCAACGACTATCGCTACTGGGAGGATCCGGCTGATGAGTTTCGCGAAGGCGAGGGAAATCTTCTGCCACTGTGGAAGTTTCAATATGAGAAGACCAAGAAAATGAACGTAACAGAGATCGTTTTTAATCCAGCTTATTATGATCTATTTGCCGTATGCTTCGGATCAC ATGACTTCCTAAAACAGCCCAATGAGGGATATCTCTGTCTGTTCACTGTCAAGAATCCATCGTTTCCCGATTACATAA TTCAAACAGATTGCGGTGTCATGTGCTGTGATATACACCCGAGCTATCCCTTTCTGATAGTTCTGGGACTCTACGATGGCAATGTCTGTGTCTATGATCTGCGCGATGGCTGCAAGGATCCCATGTATGAGTCCAGAGGAGTCAATTGCAAGCACGGCGAGTGTGTCTGGCAAATACGATGGGGACCCGATATGAGCGATGGTGAAATCAATTTCTATTCCGTCTCATCCGATGGCTGTGTCTTCCAATGGATTCTCATGCAAAATAAACTGTGGGTAACGACCATAATCACACTCTACCTGGAGAACGAGGTGGCCGATGGCCCGGATGGCACAAAAGTAGTGCTCAAGACAGGCGGCTCCTGTTTGCAGTTCCATCCGTTTGACAACACCGTGTTCCTGGTTGGCACAGAGTGTGGATTCATTTACAAGTGCAGCACTTTGTTTAGCTCCAAGTATCTGATGACTTATAATGCCCACAATATGTCCGTCTATCGCATCGACTTTAATCGCTTCGACTCCAACATATTTGTCTCCTGTAGCGGAGATTGGCGTGTCAAGGTCTGGGAGGACATGCGTCCCGATCCCCTCTTCATATTTGATCTGGGCTCTGCTGTCGGAGACATCAAATGGGCACCCTATTCCAGCACAGTCTTCGCCGCAGTCACCACGGAGGGAAAAGTGCATGTCTTCGATCTGAATGTGAATAAATATAAGCCCATCTGTGTCCAGGCTGTGGTTCCCAAACGGAAGAATAAACTCACACGCATTGCATTCAATGAGAAGCTTCACTTTATTGTTGTCGGCGATGAGAA GGGTGTTACCACCTCCCTTAAGCTCTCGCCCAATTTGAGAGCAATGGTTAAACCACCAAAGAAGCAGCTCTATCTCGATCAAACCACATTGCAGAACGCCAAGCTAGAGAAGCTTCTATCCCTGGTGCGGGAGTTACCGGAAGGTGCCGTCGTTCCAGATGCAGCAACCACAGTGCGCAGTTAG
- the LOC117783774 gene encoding atrial natriuretic peptide receptor 1 encodes MLLINISLIVSLLIVSRGFSLHQGGKRVDIKSWEGREIAIESTSHQARSSNGNFNGHHNDSSDIKVFDRMKESKNLTVAFSEIDISEMRVYNVGVLMASHLDSPFDLERCGPAVDLALDEINKRFLSLHNIRLVKKKASYPSCSGAKAPGLAADMHFKDDVIAFIGPACAFALEPVARLAAYWNTPIITGMGDQPPSSEGELTVTSGMLGRIHKWKNESTGMFKDKSKYPTLTRMSYCQCRLKLVFASVFRQFNWKHVALLVDRSELFSLTVGKNLEYGLRQEGLLSFVRELNGNEEEKYENYLKDASMYARVVILSVRGILVRKFMLAAHSLGMTNGEWVFLDVEIFQSAYWGDKDWELGDENDMRARKAYEALLRVSLLQPTSPTFQDFADNVRENALSEYNYTFGEGEEVNFFIGAFYDGVYLLGMALNETLTEGGDIRDGVNITRRMWNRTFHGITGHVRIDDNGDRDADYSILDLDPINGKFSVVAHYYGLHKKYAAAHGKKIHWPGGREEPPPDIPPCGFLGNAPGCHGNETIIMYSIFGLALFLGLVLLVICLLQKQMKLSKELHNMSWRVRPDDVLIEMGGMFGSKGGLQRLDVENISLQQFGIHSGRASIASFASLPPQVYTTIGQFKGERVAIKKVNVKKVEVTSTLLWEIKQARDVSHENTVRFVGACIDLPRPTVLILTEYCSRGSLKDVLENEAIELDWNFRMSLVHDIVKGMSYLHNSDVVAHGKLRSCNCLIDGRFVLKISDFGLNTLTTPTDFVRDQNYYTKLLWIAPELLPMTSIPGCPATQRGDVYSFGVILEEIVNRGGPYQEARQQGMDVHTILHKVRQCEYPPFRPLIRERECPPDLLVLMEKCWADNQEERPAFSIIRSNIRTIMKGFCENLMDDLLNRMEHYANNLESLVEEKTRQLSLEKQRTEELLYQILPRPVAQQLMAGDLVEPEEFSSVTIYFSDIVGFTELCARSTPMEVVNFLNDLYSTFDRIIGFYDVYKVETIGDAYLVVSGLPEPNGDKHAREIALMALDILQAVYSFNLRHKPDYKIQIRIGMHSGSVCAGVVGKKMPHYCLFGDTVNTASRLETTGLPGKIHVSSATKAILDKFGTFQLEQRGDVELKGKGTVTTFWLNSTTEAEARAPTPPLLNNDEVPFPLLFAGMGK; translated from the exons ATGTTACTGATCAATATTAGCCTGATTGTCAGTTTGCTGATTGTTTCAAGGGGATTTAGTTTGCATCAAGGTGGCAAACGTGTCGATATTAAGTCCTGGGAGGGCAGAGAGATCGCCATTGAAAGCACAAGTCATCAAGCTCGATCCAGTAATGGAAACTTTAATGGTCACCACAATGACAGCTCGGATATCAAGGTGTTTGACCGTATGAAAGAGTCCAAAAATCTCACTGTAGCTTTTAGCGAAATTGACATTAGTGAGATGCGTGTCTATAATGTGGGTGTTTTAATGGCATCCCATTTGG ATTCACCTTTTGACCTGGAACGCTGTGGACCAGCTGTAGACTTAGCTTTGGATGAGATTAACAAACGCTTTCTGAGCCTCCATAACATTAGACTGGTCAAAAAGAAGGCAAG TTACCCATCGTGCTCGGGAGCTAAGGCGCCAGGACTCGCAGCGGACATGCATTTCAAGGACGATGTCATCGCATTTATTGGACCCGCGTGCGCCTTTGCCCTGGAACCGGTTGCTCGATTGGCCGCATACTGGAACACGCCCATTATTACAGGAATGGGTGATCAG CCACCTTCATCTGAGGGCGAACTAACCGTTACTTCTGGCATGCTCGGCAGAATTCATAAGTGGAAGAACGAGAGTACG GGCATGTTCAAAGATAAATCCAAGTATCCGACATTAACGCGTATGTCCTATTGTCAGTGTCGTCTCAAGTTGGTCTTTGCCAGCGTTTTCCGTCAATTTAATTGGAAACATGTGGCACTGTTGGTGGACAGATCGGAGCTGTTCTCACTGACTGTTGGCAAGAATCTGGAGTATGGATTGCGTCAGGAGGGACTATTGAGCTTTGTGCGGGAACTGAATGGCAATGAGGAGGAGAAATACGAAAACTATCTGAAGGATGCGAGCATGTATGCGCGAG TCGTTATATTATCTGTTCGCGGTATTCTCGTACGCAAATTCATGCTGGCAGCGCATAGTTTGGGCATGACAAACGGTGAGTGGGTCTTCCTGGACGTGGAGATCTTCCAGAGCGCCTACTGGGGCGACAAAGACTGGGAGTTGGGGGATGAGAACGATATGCGTGCCCGTAAGGCATACGAGGCTCTGTTACGTGTCTCGCTCCTGCAGCCGACTAGTCCCACCTTTCAGGACTTTGCGGACAATGTGAGGGAGAATGCGCTCTCCGAATACAACTACACATTTGGCGAGGGAGAGGAGGTGAACTTCTTCATTGGGGCATTCTACGACGGTGTCTATCTGCTCGGCATGGCCCTTAACGAGACTCTGACCGAGGGAGGTGACATTCGGGATGGAGTCAACATCACACGGCGCATGTGGAATCGCACATTCCATGGCATTACTGGCCATGTTCGGATAGATGACAATGGAGATCGTGATGCTGACTACTCCATTCTCGATTTGGATCCCATCAATGGCAAATTCTCCGTTGTGGCACATTATTATGGCCTTCATAA gAAATATGCCGCTGCTCATGGAAAGAAAATCCATTGGCCAGGCGGACGAGAAGAGCCCCCTCCAGATATTCCACCTTGTGGCTTCTTGGGCAACGCTCCAGGTTGTCATGGAAATG AGACTATAATCATGTACTCCATTTTCGGACTGGCTTTGTTTTTGGGACTCGTCCTTTTGGTCATCTGTCTGCTGCAAAA GCAAATGAAGCTCAGCAAGGAGCTGCACAACATGTCCTGGCGGGTACGTCCTGATGATGTGCTGATCGAAATGGGCGGAATGTTCGGATCCAAGGGAGGATTGCAGCGTCTCGATGTGGAGAATATTTCCCTGCAGCAGTTCGGAATACACTCAGGACGCGCCTCCATAGCGAGTTTCGCGTCGTTGCCTCCCCAGGTGTACACTACAATTGGCCAATTCAAGGGCGAGCGAGTGGCCATCAAGAAGGTGAATGTGAAGAAGGTGGAGGTGACCTCGACCCTGCTCTGGGAGATCAAGCAGGCGAGGGATGTGAGCCATGAGAACACAGTGCGTTTTGTGGGCGCCTGCATCGATTTGCCACGCCCCACAGTGCTCATACTCACAGAGTACTGCTCCCGGGGCAGTCTGAAGGATGTGCTGGAGAACGAGGCCATTGAGCTGGACTGGAACTTTCGCATGTCCCTAGTCCATGACATTGTCAAGGGCATGAGCTATCTGCACAATAGCGATGTCGTTGCCCATGGGAAACTACGATCCTGCAACTGCCTCATCGATGGACGCTTCGTCCTGAAGATCTCGGACTTTGGCCTAAATACACTCACTACTCCCACAGACTTTGTGCGCGACCAGAATTATTATACCA AATTGCTGTGGATTGCGCCAGAATTACTTCCGATGACTTCGATTCCCGGCTGCCCGGCAACACAACGTGGAGACGTCTATTCCTTCGGCGTTATACTGGAGGAGATTGTCAATCGAGGTGGCCCCTACCAAGAGGCACGTCAACAGGGCATGGACGTACACACGATTCTGCACAAGGTGCGTCAGTGTGAATATCCCCCCTTTCGTCCCCTGATTCGGGAGAGGGAATGTCCACCTGATCTGTTGGTTCTGATGGAAAAGTGCTGGGCCGACAACCAGGAGGAGCGTCCAGCATTTTCCATAATTAGAAGCAACATACGCACGATCATGAA agGCTTTTGCGAGAATCTAATGGATGATTTGTTGAATCGCATGGAGCATTACGCCAATAACTTGGAGAGCCTCGTGGAGGAGAAGACCAGGCAGCTCAGCTTGGAGAAGCAACGAACAGAGGAGCTGCTGTATCAGATCCTTCCCCGTCCTGTCGCCCAGCAACTAATGGCTGGAGATCTTGTGGAGCCGGAGGAGTTTAGCAGTGTGACCATCTACTTTAGCGATATTGTGGGATTCACCGAACTCTGCGCCCGCAGCACTCCCATGGAAGTGGTCAACTTTCTCAACGATCTCTATAGCACATTCGATCGCATAATTGGCTTCTATGATGTCTACAAG GTGGAAACAATTGGGGATGCTTACCTGGTGGTGTCTGGTCTGCCAGAACCCAATGGCGATAAGCACGCTCGGGAGATTGCGCTCATGGCACTGGACATACTCCAGGCGGTCTACTCCTTCAACCTAAGACACAAGCCTGACTATAAGATACAAATACGCATTGGCATGCACTCGGGATCCGTCTGTGCCGGCGTCGTGGGCAAAAAGATGCCGCATTATTGTCTATTTGGGGACACGGTTAACACTGCCTCCCGTTTGGAGACCACAGGATTAC CTGGAAAAATCCATGTTTCATCAGCCACCAAAGCTATCTTGGACAAGTTTGGTACATTTCAATTGGAACAGCGTGGCGATGTGGAGCTCAAGGGCAAAGGCACCGTAACCACCTTCTGGCTAAACAGCACCACCGAAGCCGAGGCCCGTGCACCCACTCCTCCACTCCTAAACAACGATGAGGTGCCATTTCCTCTGCTATTCGCCGGCATGGGAAAATAA
- the LOC117785415 gene encoding uncharacterized protein LOC117785415 isoform X2, producing MDPITVIGLIYWLFCMILFGPMMFFVCVYLPEVPVRYVKSLRQYT from the coding sequence ATGGACCCGATTACAGTTATTGGCTTGATTTACTGGCTGTTCTGCATGATATTATTTGGACCCATGATGTTCTTTGTCTGCGTTTACCTTCCCGAAGTGCCAGTGCGATATGTGAAGAGCTTAAGGCAGTACACATAG
- the LOC117783775 gene encoding uncharacterized protein LOC117783775, translating to MKVFRLRLVKLLLLGFILANLIFFYYTWNTLLWRRISRALSGTDGEPKPKVDAAHGTKLSPKDKARNANKHIRKSITIVFYGHYNFEQDLRPSIERVQKHAILIDVAVLGSMPEPFTLPFPEMLYMQAKIANLSTSVFPQSFLEGRRLFASFHTKQRRMELRRRQFREMYKKLQIKRLVRRTHRIGGRSSAREGNWQPHSPVFDAQFSSSNFSLPLVTDIDLFGCERTTKSCIGTVYNNRPFYYYLGKHTPPCCLDKLRTTFNHVLDEFENVGIRYWLDNYALKSAIETNQLSPDAYDIDISFNVQDLERSNAMKKSQSKPTVDHEGFYWIKATDGHYFRVQFSKVNQVGVNLLPYEITGNEVHASGFFGWKAGTFSSDYLHPMSTVLFLGRSIMCPNNVLEYLEAKHIKVKSEEIAIDEDED from the exons ATGAAGGTCTTTCGCCTGCGCCTGgtcaaattgttgctgctcgGCTTTATTCTGGCGAATCTGATATTCTTCTACTATACATGGAACACGCTGCTCTGGCGACGCATAAGCCGAGCCCTTTCCGGGACAGACGGCgaaccaaaaccaaaagtGGACGCAGCTCACGGAACAAAGCTTTCGCCAAAGGATAAAGCACGCAATGCCAACAAGCACATACGCAAGTCCATAACAATCGTGTTCTACGGACACTACAACTTTGAGCAGGATCTGCGGCCCAGCATAGAAAG AGTGCAGAAGCATGCCATATTGATAGATGTTGCGGTTCTCGGATCTATGCCAGAGCCCTTTACGTTGCCCTTCCCGGAGATGCTCTACATGCAGGCGAAGATTGCGAACCTGTCGACGAGTGTCTTCCCTCAATCCTTTCTAGAAGGACGTCGCCTGTTCGCCTCGTTCCACACGAAGCAGCGTCGCATGGAGCTGCGTCGTCGACAGTTTCGAGAGATGTATAAGAAGCTGCAGATCAAGCGGTTGGTGCGCAGAACTCACAGGATCGGTGGTAGATCCTCTGCCAGGGAGGGCAACTGGCAACCCCACAGTCCCGTTTTCGATGCCCAATTCTCCTCCTCAAATTTCTCCCTGCCGCTGGTGACGGACATCGATCTCTTTGGCTGCGAAAGAACAACGAAATCTTGCATTGGCACCGTCTACAACAATCGACCATTTTACTACTATCTGGGGAAGCACACTCCTCCCTGCTGCCTCGACAAACTGAGGACCACCTTTAACCATGTGCTCGACGAGTTCGAGAACGTGGGCATTCGTTATTGGTTGGACAACTACGCCCTCAAAAGTGCCATCGAAACGAATCAACTCTCCCCGGATGCCTACGACATAGACATCAGTTTCAATGTCCAGGATTTGGAACGCTCGAATGCCATGAAGAAATCGCAGAGTAAACCGACTGTAGATCATGAGGGATTCTACTGGATAAAGGCAACAGATGGTCACTACTTTCGGGTGCAGTTCTCCAAGGTTAACCAAGTGGGAGTCAACCTGTTACCCTATGAGATTACCGGAAACGAAGTCCATGCCAGCGGGTTTTTTGGCTGGAAGGCAGGCACCTTCTCCTCCGATTACTTGCACCCAATGTCGACGGTGCTGTTCCTGGGGAGGAGCATCATGTGTCCCAACAATGTGTTGGAGTACCTCGAGGCGAAACACATAAAAGTCAAATCCGAAGAGATTGCCATTGATGAGGACGAAGATTAG